Sequence from the Microbacterium sp. 1.5R genome:
GCCGTCGCGGAGATGACCTGCATGTACTGGGGGTTGTAGTGCACCGCGGTGAAGCGCGGTGCACCAGGGAGCAGGGCGCCGAGGCTGGCGTGGAGGTGCTCGAAGGTGCCCTCCATCAGGTTGCGGACGAGGGCGAGCTCGATCGGCGTGAATGTGCGGGCTTCGGGAAGCGATGTGCTCCTGCCGCCCATCATCTGCACCACCCACAGCAGGGCGCTGTCGAGGCCGAACTGCACGACGCACGGCTCGTCGCGGTCGGCGAACGAGCCGGCGACCATGGCCGTCGTGCCGGGCAGGGTGTCGGCGTACTCCTCGTAGGACACGAGCTCGACGGTCTCGAGTGCGAGGTGGGCGCGCACGCGGATCTTCGCCGTGAGCTGGGACGACCACAGCCGGGCGAACGACTCGAAGGCCGCTTCGAGATGGCGGGTGCTCTCGCGTCCGAGCTGGGCGGGGCGTCCGAAATCGTATGCCGGATGGCGCAGGGCGGGGTCATCGAGCACGGCGGATGCGGTCATGACGGTCTCCTCGACGGTGGTGTTCACGTGAGCTCAGTTGTTCGCAGCAGCCGCAAGAGCGGGTATCAGCGCTCTCACCTGCTCTTCTTCGTTCGATTCGACGATGATGTCGACGCGTCTGTTGCTGGCCAGCGCCTGAGGGGTGTCGCCCGGCACGATGGGTCGGGTGTCCGAGAACGCCGTCGCCTTCACACGGGGTCCTCCGACGCCTTCGTGCTCGACGAGGAACCGCGCCACCTGGGTCGCGCGCCCGCCGGAGAGCTCCCAGTTGGTGGCGAAGGGTGCGGCGGAGACGCGGTGGTCGGCGTGCCCCTCGACACTCACCTGGTTGTCGACCGTGACGAGCACGTCTCCGATCGTGTCGAGCACGGCGTCCGCCTTCGCCGAGAGGTCGGTGCTGTTGTCGGCGAAGAACGTCTCTGCGCCGACCAGCCCCACCTGGAGCCCTCGGTCGTCGATGACGAACTGCACCGTGTCCTGCAGGCCCTGTGCCGCCAGCGAGGTGCTCATGCGATCGCGCAGTCCCTCGAGCGACTCGAACTCGATCTCGGCCCGCGCCGCGAGGTCGACCACCCCGTCATCGTCCTGCAGTTCAGGCGGCACGATCACGCCCTCGGCCGTGTCGGCACCGCCCTCGGTGCTCTCCTGCCCGAAACCCGTGGCGAGGCTGTTCGCGAGCAGTTCGAACTTCGTCTTGTCGACGTTCGACACCGCGAAGAGCACGATGAACAGGCACATCAGAACCGTGACCATGTCCGCGTACGAGACGGCCCAGCGCTCGTCCGGCTCATCGTGCGAGTCATCCTCATGCCCGCGACCGCGAGCTCGACGGGCTGTGCTCATTGCACGCCCTCTGCCCGTTCGGGCTCGCGCTTCTTCTTGGCGGCCTTGGGCTTCACGGTCGACAGCGCCTCGAGGCGCTCCTGGAGCAGGTGCGGAGCGCTTCCGGCCTGGATGGCGAGCATGCCCTCCGAGACCAGGGTCATCCGCTCGAGCTCGACGGCTCCGATCCGTCCGAGGCGACCGGCGATCGGGTTCCAGATGAAGTTGGCCGAGAGCAGACCCCAGAGCGTGGCGACGAAGGCCGCAGCGATCATCGGCCCGAGGTGGTCGGGTTCGTCGAGCTTCTCGAGCACGTGCGTCAGCGAGACGACGGTGCCGACGATCCCGATCGTGGGCGCATATCCGCCCAGCGAGCCGAAGAACTTCGACGCCACGCGGTTGCGCGACGATGTCGCGGCGATCTCGTCGTCCATGACCGTGCGCAGATCCTCGGCATCCGTTCCGTCGGCGAGAGCCTGCAGCGCCTGTCGGGTGAATGCATCGGGTGCCGAGTCGAGCTCCTGCTCCAGTGCCAGCAGACCTTCGCCCCTGGCCTTCTCGGCATACCCCACGAGGAAGGGGATGACCGCCTCCGGCGTCATCTTCGGGCCCCTGACCATGCGCCCGAGGCTCTTCACAGCGAGGATCGTGTCGCGGAGGGTGTGGCTGGCGATGCCGACGCCGATCGTCGAGCCGAGCACGAGGATCATCGGCGCCGGAATGAGCAGAGCCTCGAAGCTCGCCCCCTCCATCGTGATCATCGCCACCAGCGCACCGAACGCCAGGATCACCCCGATGATGAATGCGGGATCCACCGTCATGCCCCCGTCTGCGAGGTCAGTGCCTGGGCTGCGCCGAGCACGCGCGCCCGGTACGCGACGATCAGATCGATCAGGGCGTCGAGATCCTCCTCGACCACGTACACATGACCGTCGACCATGTGCAGAGTGGTGTCCGGCGAGGCGTGGATGCGTTCGATCAGGTCGGGGTTCACCGCGAACCGGGTGCGGTCGAGGCGGGTGACGATGATCATCGGGGATTCTCCGGGCTTCGGATGAGAGGGGGAAGTCTGCTCCGACTATCGCGACGAGGCCCGCCCCCGGTAACCAGGGGCGGGCCTCGTCGCGCGTGTCCGACCGAGTCGGCGCAGGCGATCAGCGCTTGAGCTGCGTGAGCTCCTGCAGGACCTCGTCGCTCGTGGTGATGATGCGCGCGTTGGCCTGGAACCCGCGCTGGGCGACGATGAGGTTGGTGAACTCCTGCGAGAGGTCGACGTTGCTCATCTCCAGCGCACCCGAGACGAGGTTGCCGAAGCCGGCCTGGCCCGGCTCCCCGATGCGCACAGCTCCGGAGTTCACGGATGCGCGGTAGGCCGTGCCGCCCGCCTTCTCCAGCCCCTCGGGGTTCGCGAACGTCGCCATGGCGATCTTGCCGAGCGTCTGCGTCGCACCGTTGCTGAACGTGCCGACGATGGATCCGTCGCCGGTGATGCTGTAGGACTTCAACGTGCCGGCCGCCGATCCGTCCTGCTCCGTCACGGCCACCGTCGACATGTTCGCGTAGCCCGTGACCGCACCCAGGTCGACGCTCACGGCGCCGGCCGCGAGCGTGAGACCTGCACCGGCCTGCTTGCCGTCGGTGAAGGTCAGCGCCCCCGTCGCGCCGCTGGTCGGCTCGGTCACGTCCCATCCGGCCGCCGTCTTCGTGAAGGTCAGGCTGAGGGTCGACGGCGTGCCCTGGGCGTCGTAGACGGTCACGTCGCGCACCAGCTCGTCACCGACCGCGGCGGTCGAGGGCAGGTTGCCGGTGACCGTCGCCGAGGTCGTCGCCTTCGCAGGTGACACCGCCTCGAGCGGCAGCACGATGTTGCCCGTCGCCTGCCCCGTGTTCACCACGCCGTCCTGCGCCGACCAGCCCTGCACGATCGAGCCGTCGGCGGTCACCATCTTGCCGGTGGGGTCGAACGAGAAGCCGCCCGCCCGCGTGTAGAGGGTCTCTCCGCCGGCTCGGACGGCGAAGAAGCCGTCGCCCGAGATCATCAGGTCGCCACCGCGGCCCGTCGCCTGGGCCGAGCCCTGAGCGAAGTTGGTGCGCACGCCGGCGACCTGCACGCCCAGACCGACCTGGGCGGGGTTGCGACCTCCGACCTCGTCGTCGGGGATGCCCGGGTTGCCGATGAGCTGGGACAGCGAGTCCTGGAACAGCACGGACGAGCCCTTGAACCCTGCCGTGTTGACGTTGGCGATGTTGTTGCCCGTGACGTCGAGCATGGTCTGGTGCGAGCGGAGACCGGAGATTCCGGAGTAGAGCGAGCGAAGCATGGGGTTTCTCTCTTCCTGGGTGAGACGGGGTCAGACTGCGGCGGGGGTGGGCGCAGCGGGGGTGGTCGGTGCGGGGGTGGTCTGTGCGGTCGCGACTCCGGTGATGACGTCGAGCGCGACCGTCTTGTCGCCGATGGTCACCTGCGGGATCGGTCCGTCGAACGAGACCTTGGTCACGATGCCCGAGACGGTCTTGCCGTCGGCGTCCTTGTAGCTCGCTTCCTGTCCGATCAGGGCGCTCGCCGCCTGACGCATGTTCAGGGCGAAGGCCTCGGCGCCGTTGTCGGCGAGCGTGGTGAGCTGCTCCATCATCGCGAGCTGGGTCGTCTGCGAGATCATCTCGTTCGTGTCCATCGGGCTCGAGGGGTCCTGATGGGTCAGTTGCGTCACCAGCAGCTTGAGGAACACCTCGCCGTCGAGCACCTGCTTGCGGGCTGCGGGATCGGTCGTCCCTCCCGTGTGGATGGAGCTCGGTGCGGTCACTGCGTCGACAGTCATTCGGTCGTCCTCTCAGGCGAAGATGTCGAGCCCTGCACCGGATGCGGCAGAGGACGTCGTCGGGATGATGCGGGAAAGATCGGGGCTCTGCTCGGCCCCGCGGCGCTGGTCGGAGCGTCCGCGCTGCGCGTCGCGATCACTGGAGCCCTGCTCCGGTGACGCATCGCCCGCGCCCTGCTGGCCGCGGTCTCCGGCGGTGTCCGCCGATGCCCCGTGGGAGACGTTGAGAGTCGCGTGCGGCATCACCGCGGCGAGATCACGGCGAAGGTCGACGAGCATGGTCCGCAGCGCGTCGCGCCCTGCATCGGTGGCGCCGCTGAGCTCGACCTGCACCTCGCCCGCCGCGCTGATGTGCGCGCGCACGGTGACGGGGCCGAGGCTGTCCGGGTTCACCGTCATCGTGAGCTGATGGGTGCCCATCGGGCGCTGCGCGATGCTCACCACCACGGGTGCGACCTGCGCGGCGACGGCCCGGTTGGTCGACGCGGCCGCTTCGGGCGAGGACACGGGCATGGCCGTCGCCGCGGCCGGAGATGCGACCGGAGCGAGAGTCATAGAAGGCGACCCGGGCTGCGGACCCGGCAGTGGGTCGACGGAGTCGCTCGCCGGCAGCGGCTCTGCGTGGCCGCCCATCACGGACGCAGCGGAGACGCCGACGGTGGTCGGGATCGGAGTCGGCGGTGCCGCGTTCCGCGGGGACTCGGACCGCGGAGCCGCAGCGGCAGCGGAGGATGTCGCCGGGTCGGCAACGCCCTCCGCCGGGTCCTGCTGACCCGTCACCGGAGCGTCAAGGGGAGCGTCGCTCGACAGGGTCTCCGGGCGCACTCGGGCGCCGGCCACAGGAGGCGCCCCGTCAGCGCCCCTCGCCGACGCCGACGCCGATGCCGATGCCGATGCCGATGAGATCTCGGGCGCAGGAGTCCGTTCCGGCGCCGACACGCCGAGAGGCGGGGAGGTCACCGTCGCGCCCGTCTCGACGGCTGCCGCGGCCGGGCCTGTGGGGAGCTCGGCAGGGCGCGCCTCACCCGACGCTGCGGCGGGAGCGGGGAGAGCGCTGCGGGCGCTCCCCGCTGCCTCCGACGCCTCCGGCGCCGTCTGCACGAGCGTCGTCCCATCGAGCGTCGTCGCATCCGGCGTCCTCTGCGCAGGCGTCGACGTGGATGCAGGGGCCGCCGCAGCCACGGCCGGAGCGAACTGCGCGGTGAGGTGCATCATGGTCGCGATCGGCGCCTCTGCCCCGCTCGCGTCGTCGGATGCCGCAGTCTCCTCGGCAGTCGGCGCGTCCTGTCCGTCCGGCGCGAGCGTCGCTGCGTCCTGATCCGTCGCACCGTCGAGCACCCGTCCAGCGGCGATCAGCGCCTCGCCGAACAGAGAGCCCGAAACGGCCGAAGATCGTCCACCTGTCTCCGTTTCGCCGGTTCCTGAACCCGCCACCGTCGCGAGCAGCCCCACGGCGGTCATCGGAGCATCTCGATGATCTTCTGCATCGACGCCGTCGAGCCGTCTGCGCCGGTGGCATTGGCCGAGAACAGCGTCTGCAGCGCCGAGATGACCTCAGCGCTCGCGTCGCCGCCCGCTCCCGTGCCGGCTGCCGCCGCCGCAGTCTGCGGGGTCTGGCCGGCAGCGGGTGCTTCCGGGGTCGAGGCCGCCTTCGCCGCTTCGAGGACTCCAGCGAACGTCGTCGCGCTCGCCGCCGACGTCTCGGCGGTCGCCGCGGTCGCGGTCGCTGCAGCCGACGCCGCCGCCGCGCGGCCTGCCGGATCCAGCGACACGATCTGCGTCTCGATCGCGTCGACGCGGGCGATCACCGCCGCGAGCCCGGTCATGCGGCGCTCCCCTCACGTCGCGCGGTGCGGACCACAGCGATCTCATCGAGCGCCGACTGCTCCGCGGCGAGCTCGGCCTTGGTCGCCTCCACGCGGTGGGTGCTCTCGAGCCGCTCGAGTCCCTTCAGGTCGCGCCGCGCTTCGACGTGGGCCGACTTCGCCTCCGACTCCGTGCCGCGCCTCATCTCGACGAGCGCCTGCAGATCGCTGAGCGTGCTGCGTCCCGCGGCGCGAGCGGCGGCCATGGCCATCAGCGCTCGTGGATCGTCGATCTGCGCGCTGATGTCGGCGAGGCTCGAGATCGCGGTCTGCTCGTCGAGCTCGGCCTGCGCCCGTTCCGCGCTCGCACGCGACAGCTGCTCGGCGGCGACACGCTCCTGGGCGCCGCGCACGCGCAGCAGGCCAGCCAGTGGGAAGGTCATGGGGTGAGTCCTCCGAAGTCGGTGGTGAGGGCGGCGAGCCGCTGCCAGGAGTCGTCGGACGCCGCAAGATCGTCCATCCGCTGGGTGAGGAAGCGCGAGATCGCGCCTTCGTGCGCGAGGGCGGCGTCGACCATCGGGTTCGCTCCCTGGCGGTAGGCGCCTATCTCGATGAGGTCGTTCGCGCTGCGACGAGCCGCCAGGACGCTGCGCAGCATCACCGCGTCCTGACGCTGCTCAGGAGTGGTGATCTTCGACACGACGCGAGACACCGAGCCGAGCACGTCGATCGCGGGGAAGTGTCCGCGGATCGCCAGCGCGCGGTCGAGCACCACATGGCCGTCGAGGATTCCTCTCGCGGCGTCCGCGATCGGCTCGTTGTGGTCGTCGCCGTCGACGAGCACCGTGTACAGGCCGGTGATCGATCCGACGGGTCCGGTTCCTGCGCGCTCGAGCAGGCGGGCCAGCACCGAGAACGTCGACGGCGGATACCCGCGGGTGGCGGGCGGTTCGCCGGCGCTGAGCCCGATCTCGCGCTGCGCCATGGCGACGCGCGTGAGGGAGTCCATCATCAGCACCACGTCGAGGCCGTCGTCGCGGAACGCCTCGGCGATCCTGGTCGCGACGAATGCCGAGCGCAGGCGCGCCATCGCG
This genomic interval carries:
- a CDS encoding flagellar motor switch protein FliM codes for the protein MTASAVLDDPALRHPAYDFGRPAQLGRESTRHLEAAFESFARLWSSQLTAKIRVRAHLALETVELVSYEEYADTLPGTTAMVAGSFADRDEPCVVQFGLDSALLWVVQMMGGRSTSLPEARTFTPIELALVRNLMEGTFEHLHASLGALLPGAPRFTAVHYNPQYMQVISATAAVIVARYTMRLGDSESTATVMLPATAVVDRLASTGSDAASAHSTDQTLEQVRSTPLELTLRLAPITIGTGEILDLAPGDLLRLPHPETRPYELMAGQTRIALATPGSRGSRLTCKITTTHEETH
- a CDS encoding OmpA/MotB family protein, producing the protein MSTARRARGRGHEDDSHDEPDERWAVSYADMVTVLMCLFIVLFAVSNVDKTKFELLANSLATGFGQESTEGGADTAEGVIVPPELQDDDGVVDLAARAEIEFESLEGLRDRMSTSLAAQGLQDTVQFVIDDRGLQVGLVGAETFFADNSTDLSAKADAVLDTIGDVLVTVDNQVSVEGHADHRVSAAPFATNWELSGGRATQVARFLVEHEGVGGPRVKATAFSDTRPIVPGDTPQALASNRRVDIIVESNEEEQVRALIPALAAAANN
- a CDS encoding motility protein A, which encodes MTVDPAFIIGVILAFGALVAMITMEGASFEALLIPAPMILVLGSTIGVGIASHTLRDTILAVKSLGRMVRGPKMTPEAVIPFLVGYAEKARGEGLLALEQELDSAPDAFTRQALQALADGTDAEDLRTVMDDEIAATSSRNRVASKFFGSLGGYAPTIGIVGTVVSLTHVLEKLDEPDHLGPMIAAAFVATLWGLLSANFIWNPIAGRLGRIGAVELERMTLVSEGMLAIQAGSAPHLLQERLEALSTVKPKAAKKKREPERAEGVQ
- a CDS encoding flagellar FlbD family protein, with the translated sequence MIIVTRLDRTRFAVNPDLIERIHASPDTTLHMVDGHVYVVEEDLDALIDLIVAYRARVLGAAQALTSQTGA
- a CDS encoding flagellar hook protein FlgE, producing the protein MLRSLYSGISGLRSHQTMLDVTGNNIANVNTAGFKGSSVLFQDSLSQLIGNPGIPDDEVGGRNPAQVGLGVQVAGVRTNFAQGSAQATGRGGDLMISGDGFFAVRAGGETLYTRAGGFSFDPTGKMVTADGSIVQGWSAQDGVVNTGQATGNIVLPLEAVSPAKATTSATVTGNLPSTAAVGDELVRDVTVYDAQGTPSTLSLTFTKTAAGWDVTEPTSGATGALTFTDGKQAGAGLTLAAGAVSVDLGAVTGYANMSTVAVTEQDGSAAGTLKSYSITGDGSIVGTFSNGATQTLGKIAMATFANPEGLEKAGGTAYRASVNSGAVRIGEPGQAGFGNLVSGALEMSNVDLSQEFTNLIVAQRGFQANARIITTSDEVLQELTQLKR
- a CDS encoding flagellar hook capping FlgD N-terminal domain-containing protein, with translation MTVDAVTAPSSIHTGGTTDPAARKQVLDGEVFLKLLVTQLTHQDPSSPMDTNEMISQTTQLAMMEQLTTLADNGAEAFALNMRQAASALIGQEASYKDADGKTVSGIVTKVSFDGPIPQVTIGDKTVALDVITGVATAQTTPAPTTPAAPTPAAV
- a CDS encoding flagellar hook-length control protein FliK, which codes for MTAVGLLATVAGSGTGETETGGRSSAVSGSLFGEALIAAGRVLDGATDQDAATLAPDGQDAPTAEETAASDDASGAEAPIATMMHLTAQFAPAVAAAAPASTSTPAQRTPDATTLDGTTLVQTAPEASEAAGSARSALPAPAAASGEARPAELPTGPAAAAVETGATVTSPPLGVSAPERTPAPEISSASASASASASARGADGAPPVAGARVRPETLSSDAPLDAPVTGQQDPAEGVADPATSSAAAAAPRSESPRNAAPPTPIPTTVGVSAASVMGGHAEPLPASDSVDPLPGPQPGSPSMTLAPVASPAAATAMPVSSPEAAASTNRAVAAQVAPVVVSIAQRPMGTHQLTMTVNPDSLGPVTVRAHISAAGEVQVELSGATDAGRDALRTMLVDLRRDLAAVMPHATLNVSHGASADTAGDRGQQGAGDASPEQGSSDRDAQRGRSDQRRGAEQSPDLSRIIPTTSSAASGAGLDIFA